One Opitutia bacterium DNA segment encodes these proteins:
- a CDS encoding carboxypeptidase regulatory-like domain-containing protein, whose amino-acid sequence MTTRRKALLLVGIVALLIAVLWLWRRQTPSMSRQQPSSEQVATGAGAPNLARTAASVEQPASQPTPAASAPAPTQKPSVELKRTFETLNHRPIEFYGCAVDQFGVAVSGADVTGSVIHNTGTASGRRLAHTTTDANGYFEFRALEGQSLGINLKKSGYEFNPRKTLFWYSYFEADHKRHQPDPRNPVVFTLWKKQETEPLVHYDKVWRFPANAGPVRINLVTGRIGGSDADLVVTISRTPLQMRYGEQGFAWTAIVDVEGGGLIRAGQRDYYNVAPESGYVPRFEITQDAQNTRDVQDEKTKWTWREDFSDTFFVSSGNGKHFARVALRIRPNSDRKEGDNESLIAAEVWLNPNRSRNLEFDPSKVIATPR is encoded by the coding sequence ATGACCACACGTAGAAAAGCACTCCTCCTAGTCGGAATCGTTGCACTGCTGATTGCTGTGCTGTGGTTGTGGCGGCGACAAACGCCGTCAATGTCGCGTCAGCAGCCGTCGTCAGAGCAGGTGGCGACTGGGGCGGGGGCGCCCAACTTAGCGCGGACTGCAGCGAGCGTCGAGCAACCGGCGAGTCAGCCTACGCCAGCAGCGTCTGCCCCTGCTCCCACGCAAAAGCCCAGTGTTGAATTAAAGCGCACGTTTGAGACGCTCAATCATCGCCCGATCGAGTTTTATGGGTGCGCTGTCGATCAGTTTGGTGTAGCGGTTTCCGGAGCAGATGTGACGGGCAGTGTGATCCACAACACCGGCACGGCATCGGGTCGAAGACTCGCGCATACCACGACGGATGCGAACGGCTACTTCGAATTTCGCGCCTTGGAAGGCCAGAGCCTTGGCATCAACTTGAAAAAGTCGGGTTACGAATTTAATCCGCGCAAAACGCTGTTCTGGTATTCGTATTTCGAAGCCGACCATAAACGGCATCAGCCCGACCCGCGGAATCCCGTGGTCTTCACGCTTTGGAAAAAGCAGGAAACGGAGCCCTTGGTGCACTACGATAAAGTGTGGCGTTTCCCTGCGAATGCGGGGCCGGTAAGAATCAACCTGGTAACAGGTCGGATTGGCGGGTCGGATGCTGACTTGGTGGTCACGATCTCGCGGACCCCGCTTCAAATGCGATATGGAGAACAGGGCTTTGCTTGGACGGCCATTGTCGACGTTGAGGGCGGTGGATTGATCCGTGCTGGACAACGCGATTATTACAACGTTGCGCCAGAGTCTGGTTATGTGCCGCGTTTTGAAATCACACAGGATGCGCAAAACACGCGCGATGTTCAGGACGAAAAGACCAAGTGGACCTGGAGAGAGGATTTTTCGGATACCTTTTTTGTTTCCAGCGGCAACGGAAAGCACTTCGCACGGGTTGCGCTCCGCATCCGACCCAACAGCGACCGTAAGGAGGGCGACAACGAGTCGCTGATTGCAGCCGAAGTCTGGCTGAATCCGAACAGATCACGCAACTTGGAGTTCGATCCAAGCAAAGTGATCGCGACGCCGCGGTAA
- a CDS encoding succinate dehydrogenase/fumarate reductase iron-sulfur subunit: MVAHTTSKKLFNVTLRVWRQAGPQDAGKFVDYPAKDVNPDMSFLELLDVVNDELTKKGEDPIAFAHDCREGICGTCSCTINGKPHGPGKGIATCQTYMRSFKDGDTILVEPFRAKAFAIQKDLMTDRSAFDKIQQAGGFISVRTGAAPDANSIPVPKEDADLAMDAAQCIGCGACVAACKNASAMLFVAAKVSQFALLPQGQPERERRVLAMVKTMDDLGFGNCTNQYECSAVCPKLISHDFIARLNREYIRALVKTKFSSTSNATGGAG; encoded by the coding sequence ATGGTTGCTCACACCACTTCCAAGAAACTCTTCAACGTCACCCTCCGCGTCTGGCGCCAAGCCGGCCCGCAGGACGCCGGCAAGTTCGTCGACTATCCGGCCAAGGACGTGAATCCCGACATGTCCTTCCTCGAGCTGCTCGACGTCGTGAACGACGAGCTGACGAAGAAAGGCGAGGACCCCATCGCGTTCGCCCACGACTGCCGCGAAGGCATCTGCGGCACCTGCTCCTGCACCATCAACGGCAAGCCGCACGGCCCCGGCAAAGGCATCGCCACCTGCCAGACCTACATGCGCAGCTTCAAGGACGGCGACACCATCCTCGTCGAACCCTTCCGCGCGAAAGCCTTCGCCATCCAGAAGGACCTGATGACGGACCGCTCCGCCTTCGACAAGATCCAGCAGGCCGGCGGCTTCATCTCCGTGCGCACCGGCGCCGCGCCCGACGCGAACTCCATTCCCGTTCCGAAGGAAGACGCCGATCTCGCAATGGACGCCGCCCAGTGCATCGGCTGCGGCGCCTGCGTCGCCGCGTGCAAGAACGCCTCCGCGATGCTCTTCGTCGCCGCCAAAGTCTCGCAATTCGCGCTGCTCCCGCAAGGCCAGCCCGAGCGCGAGAGGCGCGTGCTCGCGATGGTGAAGACGATGGACGATCTCGGCTTTGGCAACTGCACCAACCAATACGAGTGCAGCGCCGTGTGCCCGAAGCTGATCTCGCACGACTTCATCGCCCGCCTGAACCGCGAATACATCCGCGCCCTCGTGAAGACGAAGTTCAGCTCCACGTCGAACGCCACCGGCGGCGCGGGCTGA
- a CDS encoding fumarate reductase/succinate dehydrogenase flavoprotein subunit: MAKLDSKIPSGPLADKWRNHKASIKLVNPANKRKYEVIVVGAGLAGGSAAATLAELGYKVKCFVFHDSPRRAHSIAAQGGINAAKNYQNDGDSVYRLFYDTLKGGDYRAREANVHRLAEVSVNIIDQCAAQGVPFAREYGGLLANRSFGGAQVSRTFYARGQTGQQLLLGAYSALSKMVGAGGVQLFNNSEMLDLVLVDGHAKGIIVRNLITGAIERHSADAVILATGGYGNVFNLATYARGSNATAIWRAYKRGACFGNPCYTQIHPTCIPVSGDYQSKLTLMSESLRNDGRIWVPKKKEDAKKNPADIPEADRDYYLERIYPSFGNLAPRDVSSRAAMRMCDEGRGVGETGLGVYLDFADAIKRLGEAGVRERYGNLFDIYHEITNENAYKTPMRIFPAVHYTMGGLWVDYNLMSNIPGLFVLGEANFSDHGANRLGASALMQGLADGYFVIPYTIGDYLAGQKPNNKPSTDRAEFKQAEANVTALNQHLLSINGKEPVSHFHKRLGQIMWKNCGMARTKQSLERALKEIPALREEFWQNVKVPGSAATINQSLENAGRVADFIELGELMCLDALTREESCGGHFREEYQHPDGECLRDDANFAHVAAWEYQGEGKAPLRNVEPLNYEFTKMSVRSYK, from the coding sequence ATGGCCAAACTTGACTCCAAGATTCCCTCCGGCCCGCTGGCCGACAAGTGGCGCAACCACAAGGCCTCGATCAAACTCGTCAATCCGGCCAACAAGCGGAAATACGAAGTCATCGTCGTCGGCGCCGGCCTCGCCGGCGGTTCCGCCGCCGCCACGCTCGCTGAGCTCGGCTACAAGGTGAAGTGCTTCGTCTTCCACGACAGCCCGCGCCGCGCCCACTCCATCGCCGCCCAAGGCGGCATCAACGCCGCCAAAAACTACCAGAACGACGGCGACAGCGTCTACCGGCTCTTCTACGACACCCTGAAGGGCGGCGACTATCGCGCCCGCGAGGCCAACGTCCATCGCCTCGCCGAAGTCTCGGTCAACATCATCGACCAGTGCGCCGCGCAGGGCGTGCCCTTCGCCCGCGAATACGGCGGTCTCCTCGCCAACCGTTCCTTCGGCGGCGCGCAGGTTTCGCGCACGTTCTACGCCCGCGGCCAGACCGGCCAGCAACTCCTCCTCGGCGCCTACAGCGCGCTCTCGAAGATGGTCGGCGCCGGCGGCGTGCAACTCTTCAACAACTCCGAGATGCTCGACCTCGTCCTCGTCGACGGTCACGCGAAGGGCATCATCGTCCGCAATCTCATCACCGGCGCGATCGAGCGCCACAGCGCCGACGCCGTGATCCTCGCCACCGGCGGCTACGGCAACGTCTTCAACCTCGCCACCTACGCGCGCGGCTCGAACGCCACCGCCATCTGGCGCGCCTACAAGCGCGGCGCCTGCTTCGGCAATCCCTGCTACACGCAGATCCACCCGACCTGCATTCCCGTCTCCGGCGACTACCAGTCGAAGCTCACGCTCATGTCCGAGTCGCTGCGCAACGACGGCCGCATCTGGGTCCCGAAGAAGAAGGAAGACGCAAAGAAAAATCCCGCCGACATCCCTGAGGCCGATCGCGATTACTACCTCGAGCGCATCTACCCGAGCTTCGGCAACCTCGCCCCGCGCGACGTCTCCTCTCGCGCCGCCATGCGCATGTGCGACGAAGGCCGCGGCGTCGGCGAGACCGGCCTCGGCGTTTACCTCGACTTCGCCGACGCCATCAAACGTCTCGGCGAAGCCGGCGTGCGCGAGCGCTACGGCAACCTCTTCGACATCTACCACGAGATCACCAACGAGAACGCCTACAAGACGCCGATGCGCATCTTCCCCGCGGTGCACTACACCATGGGCGGCCTCTGGGTGGACTACAACCTGATGTCCAACATCCCCGGCCTCTTCGTGCTCGGCGAAGCCAACTTCTCCGACCACGGCGCCAACCGCCTCGGCGCCTCCGCGCTCATGCAAGGCCTCGCCGACGGCTACTTCGTCATCCCTTACACCATCGGCGATTACCTCGCCGGCCAGAAGCCCAACAACAAGCCCTCGACCGACCGCGCCGAGTTCAAGCAAGCCGAGGCCAACGTCACCGCGCTCAACCAGCACCTCCTCTCCATCAACGGCAAGGAGCCCGTCAGCCATTTCCACAAGCGCCTCGGCCAGATCATGTGGAAGAACTGCGGCATGGCCCGCACCAAGCAATCGCTCGAGCGCGCGCTCAAGGAAATCCCCGCCCTCCGCGAGGAATTCTGGCAGAACGTCAAAGTCCCCGGCTCCGCTGCGACGATCAACCAGTCGCTCGAAAACGCCGGCCGCGTCGCCGACTTCATCGAACTCGGCGAGCTCATGTGCCTCGACGCGCTCACCCGCGAAGAATCCTGCGGCGGTCACTTCCGCGAGGAATACCAACACCCCGACGGTGAGTGCCTGCGCGACGACGCCAACTTCGCGCACGTCGCCGCCTGGGAATACCAGGGCGAAGGCAAAGCCCCGCTCCGCAACGTTGAGCCGCTCAACTACGAGTTCACCAAGATGAGCGTCCGCTCCTACAAATAA
- a CDS encoding alpha/beta hydrolase, giving the protein MDVVRDGNESHTKVRDAGNAEQRAACGRDLSSSSTRTRQFWTLHRGRSALRRALMVFALFAGAARAFAISTPAQGAIAAGGHHVLALKADGTVWSWGANDTGQLGTNDGPAREAPAPIAGLSSVAAIATGYGHSLALKVDGTVWAWGDNSFAQLGDGTQTNRTSPVQISGLSDVVAIAAGRMHSMALRADGTVWTWGANFFQQLGDGGFMPQSRPVRIASLGPTARIAASYYASAAVLVDGTVWRWGYSSSPDLPRAGVPTRVTGLPVIESVALGFEHLVARVADGSVWVVGANDYGQLGLGNTVGSAAVPIGVISNASSVVANTNSSFALLGDGSLRAWGSNIASGLGDGTNVNRVSPVPIGGARHYVAVAAGEFFGVALDDAGGIWQWGCNDAGQAGDGSSQTATHLVQLPKFQQLVAVSLSSKTGLALEADGSVWTARGEPVPGLGNVTSVAAGAYHFAARRTDGSVWMWGANEAGQLGDGTLSARSVPAAVTGLTGVSSVETGLNHTIALKSDGSILSWGGNGSGQLGDGTKVARSIPVATTTVARANAVSAGYNFSVAARDDGTVVRWGLNGTMVVPGLAGIVSLSAGNNHVLALKSDGTVWGVGDNTFGQLGGGTAGGYQNTATQVPGLSGIVEVAAGGTHSLARQLDGTVFGWGDNSRGQLGDGTTINRPSPIVVSPGFAARSIGAGDATTALVKSDGTLWVGGDGLVFALDAFALRQAAIRLVPSAIDSDQDGMLDAWEITQFGGLSHTGAEDSDGDGARDLRESQLGTDPSVADSDGDGMNDNADQIPNDYYDGTPPTLTIVGGNNQTAAPGAFVPLALDVGVWNSGGTSPLVNAPLTFTVTSGGGKLASNVGGPLADSITLRSDADGTGQVFYRQPSGVGVASSITAVAGLASVVFHASTPADGPGPDTDSDGLPDDWEQSHFGTVGANPAADADGDGLTNLQEYQAQTDPRRPHPGWAYFALPSNLIPLAASPNGVALLRDETHYWRWANGSLIQLAEYAEGVEIGPRKYRSTEAVLNRRGDVAIQTVDLQRPTSSSSDGDRTDEETAVTQVYPVDVTQPWSFAAPSLVAVSDFIDSAVYDVNGNFVRWSQDTLISNRLYSMAVGDDGALWGLAPVAVETYHDDDMNANYQGFIRDLVRVSAGGGGAVSRRARVGIFRGLDEQDHAIGQSGPDGIGFVGTSAVSYTPSAISASGQVIGYDGIATSYYPSGPQRVYAVGGNTGRLLPEADYPYYFDAQERINERAYTSNGFAHYLVTPTGPEGAWQRIAHVPLPTPAGWGSSHRMAVGGESAQLGYASINGGAPQPFLALPNPARLQVDNDRDGAITADLPDLATPEKPYRFWINDDIDRGHTVDGNDFEQDDISPAEAATNNWVEDWKYNTAQSLRDLEDFSRIVVSTSGLSDAFRNGDLYLGLKWVDTTGTPSIKLYKQYDATGGTSYLTDDYQASVQLPENAILNQRYPNDDVSSMSAHTVVTPGDLFVLPQGLWIGTTGDIKRSLLFEGCTAGTGQLKLVILKKDGTDYTEIGEGPGVWLDLKKIGDMYEHWSVGNSNGGAPNPVAGRIASLSGSGSAFAYTSSSAEEQKYILYVHGWNMEQWEKERYAETAYKRLWWQGYKGLFGLFSWPTTNGFTTKFDAAVNSTNFDQGEFTAWRSATPLRQLLQTLNTAHGGQLYVLSHSMGGIVTSEALRLQSDANGAPIVQVYVASQAAFSAHVYDGTLSDATGSPNALQWTYAYPGTGVAVNYGPQTPNIYRNWTAFVLRGSAVSSSSVNRVVNFYNENDYALSAPVWQFNQLTKPDFADYPELLWEYYYVGDFTGVPASDGFRKVGKYTNLSGEVILNLGNRTAVEDRYEIMSFGAESRVKAFGAMPNISQGISNAVDLQTLWLADPDNHSAHKWHSAEFRSTIQLERNYWKTLLSDRGFDISTVTLP; this is encoded by the coding sequence ATGGATGTCGTGCGGGATGGAAACGAAAGTCACACAAAGGTCCGCGATGCCGGAAACGCTGAGCAGCGCGCTGCATGCGGTCGCGATTTGTCGAGCAGCTCGACGCGCACGCGCCAGTTTTGGACGCTGCACCGAGGTCGTTCGGCGCTCCGCCGAGCGCTGATGGTGTTCGCGCTGTTCGCTGGCGCCGCGAGGGCATTCGCGATTTCGACTCCCGCGCAGGGAGCGATCGCCGCCGGCGGGCATCACGTGCTCGCGCTGAAAGCGGACGGCACGGTCTGGAGCTGGGGCGCGAACGACACCGGCCAGTTGGGCACGAATGACGGTCCGGCACGTGAGGCTCCCGCTCCGATTGCGGGCCTCAGTTCCGTTGCGGCAATCGCGACCGGCTACGGCCACTCGCTCGCACTGAAGGTCGACGGAACGGTTTGGGCCTGGGGCGACAACAGCTTCGCCCAGCTTGGCGATGGCACGCAGACAAATCGGACTTCGCCGGTTCAAATTTCCGGGCTTTCCGACGTCGTTGCGATTGCGGCGGGCCGCATGCACTCGATGGCCTTGCGAGCCGATGGCACGGTTTGGACATGGGGTGCCAACTTCTTTCAGCAACTCGGCGATGGTGGCTTCATGCCCCAATCGCGTCCTGTTCGGATCGCCTCGCTCGGTCCCACCGCCCGCATTGCGGCATCCTACTATGCGAGCGCGGCGGTGTTGGTCGATGGCACGGTCTGGCGCTGGGGCTACAGCTCCAGCCCTGATCTGCCCCGCGCGGGCGTGCCGACGCGAGTGACAGGCCTGCCGGTGATCGAAAGTGTAGCTTTGGGCTTTGAACACTTGGTGGCGCGTGTGGCGGACGGCTCTGTTTGGGTCGTCGGCGCCAATGACTACGGACAGCTTGGGTTGGGCAACACGGTGGGCAGCGCCGCTGTGCCGATCGGTGTGATCTCCAATGCTTCGTCAGTCGTCGCGAACACGAATTCGTCCTTCGCTCTGCTCGGTGACGGCAGCCTCAGAGCATGGGGCTCGAACATCGCAAGCGGGTTGGGAGACGGCACGAACGTCAATCGTGTCAGTCCAGTGCCGATCGGCGGCGCGCGGCACTATGTCGCCGTTGCCGCCGGCGAGTTCTTTGGTGTCGCCCTCGACGATGCGGGCGGCATTTGGCAGTGGGGCTGCAACGACGCGGGCCAGGCGGGGGATGGCAGTTCGCAAACCGCCACGCATTTGGTGCAGTTGCCAAAATTCCAGCAGCTCGTGGCCGTGTCGCTCTCGTCCAAGACGGGATTGGCCCTCGAGGCGGATGGCTCGGTATGGACTGCGAGGGGTGAGCCGGTTCCTGGTCTGGGCAACGTCACCTCCGTGGCGGCAGGCGCGTATCATTTCGCGGCGCGCAGAACGGATGGTAGTGTTTGGATGTGGGGCGCCAATGAGGCGGGCCAACTGGGCGATGGCACGTTGTCCGCGCGCTCGGTCCCGGCTGCGGTGACAGGCCTCACCGGTGTGAGCAGCGTGGAGACGGGCTTGAATCACACCATCGCTTTGAAGAGCGACGGGAGCATTCTCTCCTGGGGCGGGAATGGCAGCGGCCAACTGGGCGATGGCACCAAGGTCGCTCGCTCGATTCCCGTTGCGACCACCACGGTGGCACGTGCGAACGCGGTCAGCGCAGGCTACAATTTTTCTGTGGCCGCGAGAGACGATGGCACTGTCGTGCGCTGGGGTTTGAATGGCACAATGGTGGTGCCCGGCCTCGCGGGCATCGTGTCGTTGTCGGCCGGAAACAACCACGTGCTCGCGCTCAAGAGCGACGGCACGGTTTGGGGGGTTGGCGACAATACGTTTGGCCAACTCGGCGGCGGGACGGCGGGTGGTTACCAAAACACCGCGACCCAGGTGCCAGGCCTCAGCGGCATAGTCGAAGTCGCCGCGGGCGGCACGCACTCGCTCGCACGCCAACTCGACGGCACCGTCTTCGGCTGGGGCGACAACAGCCGGGGGCAGTTAGGTGACGGAACAACCATCAATCGACCGAGCCCGATAGTCGTCTCGCCGGGTTTCGCGGCGCGATCGATCGGTGCAGGTGACGCCACAACGGCGCTCGTGAAATCTGATGGCACGTTGTGGGTTGGCGGGGACGGCTTGGTGTTCGCTCTCGATGCCTTTGCACTTCGGCAGGCGGCGATCCGATTGGTGCCTTCGGCGATCGATTCTGATCAGGACGGGATGCTCGATGCCTGGGAAATCACCCAGTTCGGTGGCTTGAGCCATACGGGTGCCGAGGACAGCGATGGAGATGGAGCGCGAGATTTGCGCGAATCCCAACTCGGCACCGATCCGAGCGTCGCCGATTCGGATGGCGATGGCATGAACGACAACGCCGATCAAATTCCGAACGACTACTATGATGGCACGCCGCCCACGCTGACTATTGTCGGCGGCAACAACCAGACTGCGGCCCCCGGCGCTTTCGTTCCGCTCGCGCTGGATGTGGGCGTGTGGAACAGCGGAGGCACTTCCCCGTTGGTCAATGCCCCGCTGACGTTCACCGTGACCAGCGGAGGCGGCAAGTTGGCGAGCAACGTCGGAGGTCCTCTGGCGGATTCGATTACGCTCAGGTCCGACGCCGACGGCACAGGACAGGTTTTCTACCGGCAGCCGTCAGGTGTGGGTGTCGCGAGCTCGATTACTGCCGTCGCGGGCCTGGCCTCGGTCGTTTTCCACGCTTCCACTCCGGCCGACGGACCCGGTCCAGACACTGATTCTGATGGGCTGCCGGATGATTGGGAACAAAGTCACTTTGGAACGGTAGGCGCAAACCCAGCCGCCGATGCGGACGGCGACGGGTTGACGAATCTACAGGAATACCAAGCACAGACCGACCCCCGCCGGCCGCACCCGGGCTGGGCCTATTTCGCGCTCCCGTCTAATTTGATCCCTTTGGCTGCCAGCCCGAACGGGGTGGCGTTGCTGCGGGATGAGACGCATTACTGGCGCTGGGCGAACGGAAGCCTGATTCAGTTGGCGGAGTATGCCGAAGGAGTGGAAATCGGCCCCCGCAAGTATCGTTCAACCGAGGCGGTCTTGAATCGGCGAGGCGACGTGGCGATTCAGACGGTCGATCTCCAACGCCCAACAAGTAGTAGTAGTGACGGCGATAGGACGGATGAAGAAACGGCAGTAACTCAAGTCTACCCTGTGGATGTGACACAACCTTGGAGCTTCGCTGCGCCCTCGCTTGTAGCTGTCAGCGATTTCATCGACTCAGCAGTCTACGACGTGAATGGCAATTTTGTGCGATGGTCGCAGGACACTCTTATCAGCAATCGTCTATACAGCATGGCGGTTGGAGACGATGGTGCGCTTTGGGGATTGGCGCCCGTTGCGGTAGAGACGTATCACGATGATGACATGAACGCGAATTACCAAGGTTTCATCAGGGACCTCGTGCGCGTTTCGGCCGGCGGAGGTGGCGCGGTGAGCCGGCGGGCGCGCGTCGGTATTTTCCGCGGGCTCGATGAGCAGGATCATGCCATCGGGCAATCCGGGCCGGACGGGATCGGCTTTGTCGGAACATCAGCAGTTAGCTACACGCCGTCAGCGATCAGCGCCAGCGGGCAAGTGATCGGCTACGACGGCATCGCGACGAGCTACTATCCCAGTGGTCCGCAGCGTGTCTACGCGGTCGGGGGAAACACCGGGCGCCTCCTGCCTGAGGCAGACTATCCCTACTATTTCGATGCGCAGGAGCGGATCAACGAGCGCGCCTACACCAGCAATGGCTTCGCGCACTATTTGGTGACGCCGACTGGTCCCGAAGGTGCGTGGCAACGCATCGCGCACGTTCCGCTGCCGACGCCGGCGGGGTGGGGCAGCAGTCACCGCATGGCGGTCGGCGGCGAGTCTGCGCAACTCGGATACGCCTCGATCAACGGTGGCGCCCCGCAACCGTTCCTAGCCCTGCCCAACCCCGCCCGCCTGCAGGTCGACAACGACCGCGACGGCGCAATCACCGCCGACCTCCCCGACCTCGCCACGCCGGAGAAGCCGTATCGATTCTGGATCAATGATGATATTGACCGAGGGCACACCGTCGATGGAAACGACTTTGAACAAGATGACATCAGCCCGGCCGAGGCAGCGACCAACAACTGGGTCGAGGATTGGAAATACAACACGGCTCAATCCTTGCGCGACTTGGAGGACTTCTCACGAATCGTGGTCTCGACGAGCGGCCTGAGCGACGCGTTCAGAAACGGCGACCTGTATCTCGGCCTGAAATGGGTGGACACGACAGGGACGCCGTCGATCAAGCTTTACAAGCAATACGACGCGACCGGTGGCACGAGTTACCTGACCGACGATTATCAGGCCAGCGTGCAATTGCCGGAGAACGCGATCCTCAACCAGCGGTATCCGAACGACGACGTGTCGTCGATGTCAGCGCACACCGTCGTTACGCCTGGCGACCTGTTCGTGTTGCCACAAGGTCTGTGGATCGGCACGACGGGCGACATCAAACGATCGCTACTGTTCGAGGGCTGCACCGCGGGAACGGGACAGCTCAAGCTCGTCATTCTCAAGAAGGATGGGACCGACTACACCGAGATTGGCGAGGGTCCCGGCGTGTGGCTCGATCTGAAAAAGATCGGCGACATGTATGAGCACTGGTCCGTCGGAAACAGCAATGGCGGTGCGCCGAACCCGGTGGCGGGTCGCATCGCCTCTTTGTCAGGCAGCGGGTCGGCTTTTGCCTACACATCAAGCAGTGCGGAGGAGCAGAAATACATCCTCTACGTTCACGGCTGGAATATGGAGCAATGGGAGAAGGAGCGCTACGCCGAGACGGCTTACAAGCGGCTTTGGTGGCAGGGTTACAAGGGGCTTTTCGGGCTGTTCTCGTGGCCGACGACGAACGGGTTTACGACCAAGTTCGATGCGGCGGTCAACAGCACGAACTTTGATCAAGGCGAGTTCACTGCGTGGCGCTCGGCCACACCGTTACGTCAGTTATTGCAGACGCTGAACACGGCTCACGGTGGCCAGCTTTACGTTCTTTCGCACAGCATGGGCGGCATCGTAACGAGCGAGGCACTCCGTCTGCAAAGTGATGCCAATGGTGCACCCATTGTGCAGGTCTACGTGGCAAGCCAGGCGGCGTTCTCCGCACACGTTTACGATGGCACGCTTTCGGACGCCACCGGATCGCCGAATGCGTTGCAGTGGACCTATGCGTATCCGGGAACTGGGGTTGCGGTAAACTACGGCCCGCAAACACCGAACATCTACAGGAACTGGACTGCTTTCGTGCTTAGGGGCTCCGCTGTTTCATCGTCGTCCGTCAATCGCGTGGTAAATTTCTATAACGAGAACGACTACGCCCTGTCTGCTCCGGTATGGCAGTTCAATCAGCTCACGAAGCCAGACTTTGCCGACTATCCCGAATTACTATGGGAGTATTACTATGTCGGAGATTTTACCGGCGTGCCTGCGAGTGATGGGTTCCGCAAGGTGGGCAAATACACCAATCTATCCGGAGAGGTTATCCTCAACCTGGGAAACCGCACGGCGGTGGAGGATCGTTACGAGATCATGTCCTTTGGGGCCGAATCGCGAGTGAAAGCCTTCGGTGCAATGCCGAACATCAGTCAGGGCATTAGCAATGCGGTCGACCTTCAGACGCTCTGGCTTGCTGATCCGGACAACCACAGCGCGCACAAATGGCATAGTGCCGAGTTTCGTTCGACGATTCAACTTGAGCGAAACTACTGGAAGACGCTGTTGAGCGACCGTGGCTTCGACATCTCGACGGTAACCTTGCCATGA
- a CDS encoding succinate dehydrogenase cytochrome b subunit translates to MNLLGSLFTSSIGRKFLMAFTGLVLFGFVTGHLVGNLQIFLPPEKINHYGHFLESLGSALWLIRAFLLACVVIHVWLAIQLTLENRAARPDAYGIDKVNRATLASRVMARTGLVVFAFLVFHLWHYTIRGSHPEWSEHTYKLADGTMVRDVYKMVVQGFSSVPVSVFYIIAVGLLSYHLAHGISSMFQSLGLKNETWTRGLEGFAKVYCWAYFLLNAAIPLAVLSGYVHL, encoded by the coding sequence ATGAACCTCCTCGGCTCGCTCTTCACGTCCTCTATTGGCCGGAAGTTCCTCATGGCGTTCACCGGACTCGTCTTGTTCGGCTTCGTCACGGGGCACTTGGTCGGCAACCTCCAGATCTTTCTCCCGCCGGAGAAGATCAACCACTACGGTCACTTCCTCGAGTCGCTCGGCTCGGCGCTGTGGCTGATCCGGGCGTTCCTGCTCGCCTGCGTGGTGATCCACGTCTGGCTCGCCATCCAGCTCACGCTGGAAAACCGCGCCGCGCGTCCCGATGCCTACGGCATCGACAAGGTCAATCGCGCCACGCTCGCCTCGCGCGTCATGGCCCGCACCGGTCTCGTGGTGTTCGCCTTCCTCGTGTTCCACCTTTGGCACTACACGATTCGCGGTAGCCACCCCGAGTGGAGCGAGCACACCTACAAGCTCGCCGACGGCACCATGGTCCGCGACGTCTACAAGATGGTCGTGCAAGGCTTCAGCAGCGTGCCGGTCTCGGTGTTCTACATCATCGCGGTCGGCCTGCTCAGCTACCACCTCGCGCACGGCATCTCGTCGATGTTCCAGAGCCTCGGCTTGAAGAACGAGACGTGGACCCGCGGCCTCGAAGGCTTCGCCAAGGTCTACTGCTGGGCCTACTTCCTCCTCAACGCCGCCATCCCGCTCGCGGTCCTCAGCGGCTACGTCCACCTCTAA